A segment of the Sandaracinaceae bacterium genome:
GGCGAGTGAGTGGCCTGCCCCCTTCAACGCTGGGTCTCGAGCTGCTGGAAGAGGTCGCCCAGCTCCGGGCGCATGCGCAGCCCCTCGCAGTAGTGCCCTGCCAGGACCAGCAGCCGCTGTTCGAAGTCTTCCACGGCGCGCCCGCTGTCCATGAGCGCCTGCTCGGAGGCCGCCTTGTTGGCGCTCATGGTGGTCTCGGTGCGCTCCAGCACCTCGCGCATGCTCTTGACCTGGAAGTCGAGGTCCGTGACCTCTTGGCGCTTGCCGTCCAGCCACGCGCGCGCCTTCTCGGAGGCCCCGCGCGCCAGCTGCCAGCGGTCGAGGCCGTCGGCCAGCTCGCGCAACAGGCGCTGCACGTCACCCGCCGGATCCTTGGGGGGGCGCAGGCCACCCCCTGCCGCGAGGCGCTCGTAGGCCTCGGTCACCGCGGTCTCGCCCTGCTTCTCGGCGGTGAAGTACGGCGCCACATCGGCCTCGGCGCTGCGAGCCGCGGTGCGGGCGCTCGACAGGTCCTCGGCCAGCACGTGCATGGCGTGACCCATGCGGGCCCGGTTCTCGCGCGCCTCGTGGTCCAGCGTCTCCAGCTTGCGCTGCTCGCCCAGGCCCCGCGTGCGCAGGTTCTGGATGGTGCGCAGCATCTCGCGGATCTCCTCGAGCTGGGCGCGCAGCGCGGCAGGCGCGTCGCCCCCGGGGAACGCGCGCGTCAGCATCTGGTCGAAGATGGCCGTGCGGCGTGCCCAGCGCTCGAGCGTGGTGGGCGGCAGCGTGGGCGCCACCTGGGGCCGCGAGGGCACATGGATGGGAGCAGGCCCCGGCGCGTCGTCCTTGGGGGCCAGCTCCTGCAGCGTGTGGATCAACGCGTGCGCATCCACTGGCCGCTGCTCGGGCTTCTTCTCCAGGAGCGCCAGGATCAGCTCTTCGAGGCGCCGCGGACAGGCTGGCGCCAGGCTGCTGGGCCGCGGGGGCGGCTCCTGCATGTGCTTGATGAAATAGCCCGTGATCTCCTGCGACTCGAAGGGCGGACGCCCCGTGATCATCTCGAACAGGATGCAGCCGAGCGCATAGAGGTCGGCCGAGGCGCCCGCGTCGATGTTGGTGAGCCGCTCGGGGGCCATGTACTGGGGCGTGCCGAAGATCTCGCCCGCGTTGGTGAGGCGCGAGTCGCCCATGGAGCGCCCGATGCCGAAGTCCAGCAGCTTCGCCGTGCCGCGCGTCCCGGGCGGGCCGTCGCAGATGAAGATGTTGTCGGGCTTCAGGTCGCGGTGCAGCACATCGAAGTCGTGGGCACGCGCCAGACCCGTAGCGATCTGCAGCCCGTAGGCGCAGACGTCGGCCGGGTTCATGGGGCCCGCCGCCACCAGGTCGGCGAGCGGCCGCCCGCGCAGCAGCTCCATGACCATGAAGAGGCCGCCCTCGGCAGTCTCGCCGTGGTCGTGGATCTCGATGATGTTTGGGTGCGTGAGCGCCGCGGCGTTCTTGGCCTCGCGACGGAAGCGCTCGGCCAGCTGCTCGCTGCCGCGCAGGTGCGGCGCCATGATCTTCACGGCCACGGGGCGGTCCACCAGCGTGTGGCGCGCGCGGTACACCGTGGCCATGCCGCCCTCGCCAATCATCTCTTCGATCAGGTAGCGGCCCGCCAGGGTCTGTCCGAGCCAGGGGTCGGCGGTCTGCTCGAGGGTGGCGTTGTCGACGAAACAGCGCGATTGGTCGTTGGGGTACTTGAGGCCGCACCGAGGGCAGATGCGCATAGCGAGAGGTTCCTTCGTGCTCGGTTGCGCGGAGGGTATCAGGCGCAGCGGCTGCAAGCTCGCACCGTGTGTCCGCGTGTGGGCCCATGTGCGTGGGGCGCTGGCCAGCACGCGCGAAAGGCGGTAGAGCGCGGGCATGCTCTCCATTGATCTGCGCGGAAAGCGCGCGTTCGTCGCCGGGGTCGCCGACGACGGTGGGTTCGGGTTCGCCATCGCCAAGGCGCTGGCCGAGGCAGGCGCGAGCGTGTGCGTGGGCACCTGGCCCCCGGCGCTCGGCATCTTCGAGAACATGCTCCGGCGCGGGAAGCTGGACGAGTCCATGACCCTGGCCTCGGGCGAGAAGATGACGTTCGAACGGGTCTACCCGCTCGACGCCGAGTACGACACCCTCGAGAGCACGCCCGCGGACATCCGCGAGAGCAAGCGCTACCGAGAGCGAGGCGACTTCAGCATCGAGGGCGTGAAGAACGCGCTGATCGCGGACTTCGGCGAGGGCTGCCTGGACATCGTGGTGCACAGCCTGGCCAACGGGCCCGAGGTCAAGAACCCGTTGCTCGAGACCAGCCGGCACGGCTACCTCGCCGCCATCGGGGCCTCGGCCTACAGCTTCACGGCGCTGGTGCAGCAGCTGGGGCCGCTGGTGCGTCCGGGAGGCAGCTTCGTGGGGCTCACCTATCTCGCGGCCGAGCGCGTGGTACCGGGCTACGGCGGCGGCATGTCCACGGCCAAGGCGGCGCTCGAGAGCGACACGCGGGTGCTGGCCTTCGAGGCCGGCCGCAAGTGGGGCCATCGCGTGAACGTCATCAGCGCGGGGCCCTTCGCGTCGCGCGCGGCGTCGGCCATCGGCTTCATCGGGCGCATGATCGACTACTACGCGGCCAACTCGCCGCTGCCCGAGGCGCTGACCGCGGCCGAGGTGGGCAACACGGCGGCGTTCCTGTGCAGCCCGCTCGCCAGCGGCATCACGGGCGAGACCCTGCACGTGGACAAGGGCTACAACACCATGGCCGTGCCGGCCGACGTGCAGGGCATCCTCGAAGCGCTCGCGCGCGAATAGCGGTACCCTCGCCGGGCCGCAGGAACACGGCGAGCGGCAAGGGCACGCAGGGCAACCCAGGCAACCCCAGGCAACCAGGAGCGTCGAGATGAGTTCAGGCCAACGAGACACGCACAGCGCGCACGAGACCCCCTGGTGGCGGCGCGCGGTGTTCGGTGTGCTGTGTGCCGGCCTGCTCGCGGTCGCGGCCCACGCCAGCGCCCAGGCGGTGCCGGCCGAGGACACGGCCCGCGAAGCCGACGCAACCGATGCCGACGCAACCGATGCCGACGCCACCGAAGCCGGCTCCACCGAAGCTGACGGTGCCGACGCCGACGCCACCGAAGCCGGCTCCACCGAAGCTGACGGTGCCGACGCGGACAGCCCCGCGGACGAGCCGGTGCTGCCCTTCGTGCCCACCGAGCCGGCCACGTACCCCATCCCGTACTCGCAGCGGCCGCTCAACCTGCCGCGCTTCCACGCGCGCGCCGGCGGTGGGTTGCGCGTCTACCACTACGACGACGAGACTCGCGCCCGCACCAACCAGGACACCTCCATCTCGATGACCCTGGGCGGCAGCTTCGCCGTCACCGACTGGCTCGAGTTCGGCGTGATGGACGAGCGCATCGGCATGCGCCACCCGGTGATCGCCGGCGGCGAGATCCCGCAGGGCCTCGTCGCCCTGGCGCTCACCCCCGACCTCGAGTTCGGCGACATCCCGGTGCACGCCCGCGTGCGCGTGGTGGCGGACCCGTCGTTCGACGTCTCCATCGACGTCGGCGTGGTCATCCCCGTCACGGGCGACCTCGCGCTGTTCGGCGCCACGGTGGTGCGCGGCCGGCTCTCGGAGCGCTTCACCATCGACAGCGGCCTCGAGGTAGCGCTGCGCTTCGATCGCGACGACAACGACCCACACTTGGACTTGTTCCTGCCGTTCTCGGCGCTCATCCAGCTGCACCCCGCCGTGTTCCTCGCCGCGCGCACGGGCGTGCGCTGGGAGGACTTCGACAACCTGGCCTTCCCGCTGGGCTTCGAGTTCGGGTACACCATCGCGAACGACGTGCGCCCGCTCATGGACATCACGTTGGGCTTCGGCTTCCCCGCGCTGGTCACCCCCAACAACCCGGACAAGGCGCAAGAAGACGTGTGGCAGGTGACCATCGCCGGCTACGCCTACTTCGCACTCTATCTGCTCTTGACACCGCTCGAACGCCGATGGTAGTCGCGAGCGATGAAGACCTGGATGGGACTCGCCATGCTCACGCTGGCCCTCGGTTGCGCCAGCCACGAGGCAGCGCGCCTCGAGCGTCAACAGAGCAACCTTCGGCGTCGCGCCGGTTTCGACCTGCAGTGCCCCGAGCAGGAGCTGACACTCACTCCCCTCGGACGAGTGCAAGGCAACGGCTACACCCAACAGTATGGAGTCCGAGGTTGTGGTCGACAGGGGACGTACGTCCAGATTCTCCGATCCTGGGATGCCGACTGGATCGCCAACACGAGTGGCGGCGACTCTGGACAGTGAGTGACGCTCCGCTCGATTGAGCGACGTACACGCTGGAACCCGTGATGCAGGTCCACCTCCTCGACGGCACCTACGAGCTCTTCCGTGCGCACTTCGGGGCGCCTTCGCGGCAGTCGCCCAGCGGCCAAGAGGTGGGCGCTACGGTGGGGCTGCTGCGCTCGTTCGCGGCGCTGCTGCGCGAGCCTGGTGTCACGCATGTGGCCTGCGCCTTCGATACCGTGATCGAGTCGTTCCGGAATGACCTCTTCGCGGGCTACAAGACCGGCGAGGGCATGGACCCGCTGCTGTACGCACAGTTCCCGCTGGCCGAGCGCGCCTGCGAAGCGCTGGGCATCGTCACGTGGCCCATGCGCGACGTGGAGGCCGACGACGCGCTCGCCAGCGCCGCCGCACGCCTGCGCGACGACCCCTCCGTGACACGCGTGCTGGTCTGCTCACCCGACAAGGACCTCACGCAGTGTGTGCGTGGCGAGCGCGTGGTGTCGTTCGACCGGCGCAAGCAAGAGACGCTCACCGAGGCCGGCGTGCTGGCCAAGTTCGGCGTGCCGCCCGCGTCCATCCCGGACTACCTGGCGCTCGTGGGCGACACGGCCGACGGAATCCCCGGGATCCCGCGCTGGGGCCAGAAGGGCGCCGCCGCGGTGCTCCTGCGCTACGGCCACCTCGAGGCCATCCCGGACGACGCCGCGGCCTGGGACGTGAGCGTGCGAGGCGCGGCTGCCCTGGCCCAGAACCTGGCCGCCCAGCGCGAGGACGCGTGCCTGTTCCGCACGCTCGCCACCCTGCGCGAAGACGTGGCGCTCACACCGCCGGCCACCATGGAGGCGCTGCGCTGGAAGGGCGCCGACGCGGCCGCGCTCGGAGCGCTGTGCGCGGAGCTGGGCATCAGCCCGCCAGCGCTGCCCGCGGCGTGAGGGCTTCAGGCGGGAGCGATGCCGAGCCCCAAGGCCAGCCGCAGGCCGCGATCAACTTCGCTCAGCTTCCGGCGCGAGAGCGACCCCACGCGTTGCTCGAACAGGCTCTTGTCCACCGTGACGACCTGGCACACGAGGGCCACCGAGGGTCTGGGCAAGCCTGTTTCGCGGGCCGATAGCTCCACGTTCCCAACGGCCAAGCCACGCTGCAGGTTCGTGGTCAGCGGCACCACCATCACGGTGTGGAGGAGGCTGTCCGTCAAGAGGTCGTCTTGAACGATCACCACGGGCCGGCGAAAGCCCGGCGCCGAGCCCTGTGGCTCCGCGAAATCGGTCCACCATGTCTCCCCGCGCTTCACTCGCTGTCCCACTCCACGCTGAGCAGCGCCCGGCGTGCGGCCTCGCGCTGGAAGTCGTCCTTCGACGACGAGGCATCGTCGAATGCAGCGCTGTAAGAGCTGGTGATGCTCCGCTCGCTGCGCTCGGTGAGGTAGGCCTTGATCGCCCGAGTGAACAGCTCGCTGCGCGAGAGCCCAAGGCGTTTGGCGGCCTCCTCGGCTTCCGCAAAGACCTCATCGGGAATCGAGATCGCGGTCTTCATGGGCGAAGTATAACCAGAGTTATACTCGGCGACCAGTGTGTGGCCTGTGTGAGCTACCACCCCTGGCGAGGGCGCGCCGCGCTCAGCTCTTGGGCACGCGCACGGTGACGCGCACCTCGGGCTTCACCTTGAGGGCCCCGCCCAGCGCCTTGTAGGGCTTTATGCCGAAGTCCGGCTGCTGGAGCGTCACGTCGGTGGTCCAGCTGCTGCCGTCCTCGCGGATGGTGGCGCTGACGGTGCGCGTCTGGCCGTGCAACGTGAGGTTGCCGGTGACCACGCGGGTCTGCCCCTGCTCGCGCACGGACGTGGACTCGAAGGTGATGGTCGGGTAGCGGCGGCTGTCCAGCACGTCGTCCGAGATGTTGGCGAGGATCTTCTTCTTGTCGCCGTCGCCGAGGGTGCCGTGGTCTTCGCGCCCGTCCTTCATGGCGTTCAGCACGCTGACGCGGTTCGCCTGGAAGGTGGCCTTCACGGACGACAGGTCGTCGGCCACGTCGATGCTGAACTCGTCCACGCGCATCTTGAGGTCGTGGGCCACCTTGGCGAGCAGCCCGTCCTTGTAGGAGAAGAGCAGGACTTCAGCGGACTTGGCGTCGAACTTCGGCATGGGGCGGAGCCTAGCCGCAGGGGTGGGTGGGTGCAATTTGGCGCCGACCGGCGACTCCGGCGTGGCGCGAGTCACACGCTGCGGACGCGCTTCAGCTCCTCGAGCCCCTCGAGCGTCTTGGGCCAGTCGCCCTTCAGCAGCCGCGACAGCCCGCGGTCGGCCAGCAGCACCCCATCGTTCTGGCAGCGCGCGCAGTAGTTGGTCTCGTGGTCGGCGTAGCGGATGCGCTGAATGGGCTTTGCGCACACGGGGCACGGCTGCCCGTACTTGCCATGGGCCGCCATGTCGGGGCGGAAGGCCGTGACCTTCTCGGGGAAGCCGCCGTCCAGCTCCGTGATCATGCGCTCGCGGAACTCGCTGAGCACGGCCCGCGTGGCGTCGTACAGCCGCCCGAAGTCATCGTCCGTGAGGCGCGTGGTCCAGCGCACCGGGGTGAGCCGCGCGCGGTGCAGGATCTCGTCGCTGTACGCGTTGCCGATGCCGCTCAGCACGCGCGGGTCGGTCAGCGCGCGCTTGATGGTGTG
Coding sequences within it:
- a CDS encoding enoyl-[acyl-carrier-protein] reductase; this encodes MLSIDLRGKRAFVAGVADDGGFGFAIAKALAEAGASVCVGTWPPALGIFENMLRRGKLDESMTLASGEKMTFERVYPLDAEYDTLESTPADIRESKRYRERGDFSIEGVKNALIADFGEGCLDIVVHSLANGPEVKNPLLETSRHGYLAAIGASAYSFTALVQQLGPLVRPGGSFVGLTYLAAERVVPGYGGGMSTAKAALESDTRVLAFEAGRKWGHRVNVISAGPFASRAASAIGFIGRMIDYYAANSPLPEALTAAEVGNTAAFLCSPLASGITGETLHVDKGYNTMAVPADVQGILEALARE
- a CDS encoding YceI family protein; this translates as MPKFDAKSAEVLLFSYKDGLLAKVAHDLKMRVDEFSIDVADDLSSVKATFQANRVSVLNAMKDGREDHGTLGDGDKKKILANISDDVLDSRRYPTITFESTSVREQGQTRVVTGNLTLHGQTRTVSATIREDGSSWTTDVTLQQPDFGIKPYKALGGALKVKPEVRVTVRVPKS
- a CDS encoding flap endonuclease, which codes for MQVHLLDGTYELFRAHFGAPSRQSPSGQEVGATVGLLRSFAALLREPGVTHVACAFDTVIESFRNDLFAGYKTGEGMDPLLYAQFPLAERACEALGIVTWPMRDVEADDALASAAARLRDDPSVTRVLVCSPDKDLTQCVRGERVVSFDRRKQETLTEAGVLAKFGVPPASIPDYLALVGDTADGIPGIPRWGQKGAAAVLLRYGHLEAIPDDAAAWDVSVRGAAALAQNLAAQREDACLFRTLATLREDVALTPPATMEALRWKGADAAALGALCAELGISPPALPAA
- a CDS encoding serine/threonine protein kinase, which gives rise to MRICPRCGLKYPNDQSRCFVDNATLEQTADPWLGQTLAGRYLIEEMIGEGGMATVYRARHTLVDRPVAVKIMAPHLRGSEQLAERFRREAKNAAALTHPNIIEIHDHGETAEGGLFMVMELLRGRPLADLVAAGPMNPADVCAYGLQIATGLARAHDFDVLHRDLKPDNIFICDGPPGTRGTAKLLDFGIGRSMGDSRLTNAGEIFGTPQYMAPERLTNIDAGASADLYALGCILFEMITGRPPFESQEITGYFIKHMQEPPPRPSSLAPACPRRLEELILALLEKKPEQRPVDAHALIHTLQELAPKDDAPGPAPIHVPSRPQVAPTLPPTTLERWARRTAIFDQMLTRAFPGGDAPAALRAQLEEIREMLRTIQNLRTRGLGEQRKLETLDHEARENRARMGHAMHVLAEDLSSARTAARSAEADVAPYFTAEKQGETAVTEAYERLAAGGGLRPPKDPAGDVQRLLRELADGLDRWQLARGASEKARAWLDGKRQEVTDLDFQVKSMREVLERTETTMSANKAASEQALMDSGRAVEDFEQRLLVLAGHYCEGLRMRPELGDLFQQLETQR
- a CDS encoding ribbon-helix-helix protein, CopG family codes for the protein MKTAISIPDEVFAEAEEAAKRLGLSRSELFTRAIKAYLTERSERSITSSYSAAFDDASSSKDDFQREAARRALLSVEWDSE
- a CDS encoding type II toxin-antitoxin system PemK/MazF family toxin; the encoded protein is MKRGETWWTDFAEPQGSAPGFRRPVVIVQDDLLTDSLLHTVMVVPLTTNLQRGLAVGNVELSARETGLPRPSVALVCQVVTVDKSLFEQRVGSLSRRKLSEVDRGLRLALGLGIAPA